From a region of the Corallococcus coralloides DSM 2259 genome:
- a CDS encoding DUF692 domain-containing protein translates to MGLPFLGVGLSYRWDLNPHLARGNPGVDWLEVTPEHFLPLTPDSERRLELLAKRYPLVGHSLELSVGSDGVDAPGYRDGLKRIRQLTRSVWHGDHLCFTRVGNLPLRALTPVPLTEEAVATCVRNVKAARADLDVPFVVENIAYLFHTPLNTLDEAEFLRRVVEGADCGLLLDLHNLYCNAVNHGFDPYAFLDRLPLERVVQVHLAGGVTMEGLRLDSHSAPSPEEVWRLLEYVAPRSPVRGVNFEMDSGFPPFARLVEELARARAILQRCGASAA, encoded by the coding sequence ATGGGCCTTCCCTTCCTGGGCGTGGGGCTCAGCTACCGCTGGGACCTCAATCCGCACCTGGCGCGTGGCAACCCCGGCGTGGACTGGCTGGAGGTGACGCCCGAGCACTTCCTGCCGCTCACGCCGGACTCGGAGCGGCGGCTGGAGCTGCTCGCGAAGCGCTATCCGCTGGTGGGCCACAGCCTGGAGCTGTCGGTGGGCTCGGACGGGGTGGACGCGCCCGGCTACCGGGACGGCTTGAAGCGCATCCGCCAGCTCACCCGGAGCGTCTGGCATGGAGATCACCTGTGCTTCACGCGCGTGGGGAACCTGCCCCTGCGCGCGCTGACGCCAGTGCCGCTGACGGAGGAGGCGGTGGCCACGTGCGTGCGCAACGTGAAGGCGGCGCGAGCGGACCTGGATGTGCCCTTCGTGGTGGAGAACATCGCGTATCTCTTCCACACGCCGCTCAACACGTTGGATGAAGCGGAGTTCCTGCGCCGCGTGGTGGAGGGCGCGGACTGCGGCCTGCTGCTGGATTTGCACAACCTCTATTGCAACGCGGTCAACCACGGGTTCGACCCGTATGCCTTCCTGGACCGTCTGCCTTTGGAGCGCGTGGTGCAGGTGCATCTGGCGGGCGGCGTCACGATGGAAGGGTTGAGATTGGACAGCCACTCCGCGCCGTCGCCGGAGGAGGTGTGGCGCTTGTTGGAATACGTCGCGCCCCGCAGCCCGGTGCGCGGGGTGAACTTCGAGATGGACAGCGGCTTTCCTCCGTTCGCGCGGCTGGTGGAGGAGTTGGCCCGCGCGCGCGCCATCCTCCAGCGCTGCGGCGCGAGCGCGGCTTGA
- a CDS encoding methyltransferase domain-containing protein: MTSADPQSLKRRYDEVSPKYDQGAPDAMAIKLFWLTYEHLTWKPVEALLPKDGTAWRVLDAGGGGGKFGTRFAEAGHHVTVLDISPGMLDGARAQFAAKGLLDRVTFVEGNVAALELPDAAFDLVFCEGDPVSYCLDAYPRAVKELVRVAKPGAPVVLGVDNRYEAFSGYLKLGKPQEAFRTLHDGRTTCPYGLPVHAFTVRELERAVAEAGAELLEIFGKPVMFFDMLKAMAAAQGGTAEKPWDAWAAREEILALQEKLAHEGFAVLGQHFQVMARRKA; encoded by the coding sequence ATGACCTCCGCCGACCCGCAGAGCCTCAAGCGCCGCTACGACGAGGTGTCCCCGAAGTACGACCAGGGCGCGCCGGACGCCATGGCCATCAAGCTGTTCTGGTTGACGTACGAGCACCTCACCTGGAAGCCGGTGGAGGCGCTGCTGCCGAAGGACGGCACAGCCTGGCGCGTGCTGGACGCGGGCGGCGGGGGCGGCAAGTTCGGCACGCGCTTCGCGGAGGCCGGGCACCACGTCACCGTGCTGGACATCTCTCCAGGCATGCTCGACGGCGCCAGGGCCCAGTTCGCCGCGAAGGGCCTGCTGGACCGCGTGACCTTCGTGGAGGGGAACGTCGCGGCGCTGGAGCTGCCGGACGCGGCCTTCGACCTGGTCTTCTGTGAAGGCGACCCGGTGTCGTACTGCCTGGACGCGTACCCGCGCGCGGTGAAGGAGCTGGTGCGCGTGGCGAAGCCGGGCGCGCCGGTGGTGCTGGGCGTGGACAACCGCTACGAGGCCTTCTCCGGCTACCTGAAGCTGGGCAAGCCGCAGGAGGCCTTCCGCACGCTCCACGACGGCCGCACGACGTGCCCGTATGGCCTGCCGGTGCACGCCTTCACGGTGCGCGAGCTGGAGCGCGCGGTGGCGGAGGCGGGCGCGGAGTTGCTCGAGATCTTCGGCAAGCCGGTGATGTTCTTCGACATGCTCAAGGCGATGGCGGCGGCGCAGGGGGGCACCGCGGAGAAGCCGTGGGACGCGTGGGCCGCGCGCGAGGAGATATTGGCGTTGCAGGAGAAGCTGGCGCACGAGGGCTTCGCCGTCCTGGGGCAGCACTTCCAGGTGATGGCGCGGCGCAAGGCCTGA
- a CDS encoding carbohydrate binding family 9 domain-containing protein yields the protein MSPLRHVCRWGTALLAALVPTLGHADSTYKVTATRTQDTITIDGKGDEPAWQAAPEIAGWYLTRVNYGKPAPDDTKVRILYDQDNLYFLFHCIDSKPERITGYTVQNEGFLHQEDNITIILDTFLDHRNAYYFWTNPLGVRTDGRIVDDGEAFSTNWRGEWETKSTIVKDGWISEVRIPFANFQFETKDEISFGMLLDREQSRNQEWSNWTPDGVNSAKVSRYPHLEGLKGIKPRSIFSITPYVATTVALKTTDDRGTFRPNVGADARIDPTPWLSVKLTANPDFSDAEADQSFLLLDTDQPLLPERRAFFTESEHLFIAPINVFTSRRIALRPHDRVWGGMQLTGKVSGLSFSMMDIQHRDSTGRDANGREIFENVNSGVIRLQQDIGKRSMIALVALNRSGRGGLFGDSDFQTVGVDGNFHLFEEFFIQAQALKSWSPLGNEDSDAYHVGLHRFDTLSEFWLQFEDIGKNYANPLGWTPVVDKQGYNSRLFLNPFPGWRFLPRLDVTWDSLWRRNHEHERTRWRNRLNVQPYLHHDFALYLEGIYDDNLGFRDRLGTFGFTLFPHDWQSYTLTAVAGRFLGGEIRGFNGAANIKIGPHIVARFSGFYTRNFNVPTNSDLYGTSGDGYSFSGYAQLRYHFSPDLYARLTLQKGGVYELADYNSVKGTFLDAMVGWHYRQWSDIFLVYTDQPFGGSQERRILSKISFNY from the coding sequence ATGAGCCCCCTTCGCCACGTGTGTCGCTGGGGCACCGCGCTGTTGGCCGCGCTGGTGCCCACGCTGGGACACGCTGATTCGACGTACAAGGTCACCGCGACGCGGACGCAGGACACCATCACCATCGACGGCAAGGGGGACGAGCCCGCGTGGCAGGCGGCCCCTGAAATCGCGGGCTGGTACCTCACGCGCGTCAACTACGGCAAGCCCGCGCCGGACGACACCAAGGTCCGCATCCTCTACGACCAGGACAACCTGTACTTCCTCTTCCACTGCATCGACTCCAAGCCGGAGCGCATCACCGGCTACACGGTGCAGAACGAGGGGTTCCTCCACCAGGAGGACAACATCACCATCATCCTGGACACGTTCCTGGACCACCGGAACGCGTACTACTTCTGGACCAACCCGCTGGGCGTGCGCACCGACGGACGCATCGTGGATGACGGCGAGGCGTTCTCCACCAACTGGCGCGGAGAGTGGGAGACGAAGTCCACCATCGTGAAGGACGGGTGGATTTCGGAGGTGCGCATCCCGTTCGCCAACTTCCAGTTCGAGACGAAGGACGAAATCTCCTTCGGCATGCTCCTGGACCGCGAACAGTCGCGCAACCAGGAGTGGAGCAACTGGACGCCGGACGGCGTCAACAGCGCGAAGGTGAGCCGCTACCCGCACCTGGAGGGGCTCAAGGGCATCAAGCCGCGCTCCATCTTCAGCATCACCCCGTACGTGGCCACCACGGTGGCGCTCAAGACGACGGACGACCGGGGCACCTTCCGTCCCAACGTGGGCGCGGATGCGCGCATCGACCCGACGCCCTGGCTGTCGGTGAAGCTCACCGCCAACCCGGACTTCAGCGACGCGGAGGCGGACCAGAGCTTCCTGCTGTTGGACACGGACCAGCCGCTGCTGCCGGAGCGCCGCGCGTTCTTCACGGAGAGCGAGCACCTCTTCATCGCGCCCATCAACGTCTTCACCTCGCGCCGCATCGCGCTGAGGCCGCATGACCGGGTGTGGGGCGGCATGCAGCTCACCGGCAAGGTGAGCGGTCTCAGCTTTTCGATGATGGACATACAGCACCGCGACTCCACCGGACGGGACGCCAACGGCCGTGAGATCTTCGAGAACGTCAACTCCGGCGTGATTCGCTTGCAGCAGGACATCGGCAAGCGGTCGATGATTGCGCTGGTGGCGCTCAACCGCAGCGGGCGGGGCGGGCTGTTCGGGGACTCGGACTTCCAGACGGTGGGCGTGGACGGCAACTTCCACCTCTTCGAGGAGTTCTTCATCCAGGCGCAGGCGCTGAAGAGCTGGAGCCCGCTGGGCAACGAGGACTCGGACGCGTACCACGTGGGCCTGCACCGCTTCGACACGCTGTCGGAGTTCTGGTTGCAGTTCGAGGACATCGGGAAGAACTACGCGAACCCGCTGGGCTGGACGCCGGTGGTGGACAAGCAGGGCTACAACTCGCGCCTGTTCCTGAACCCGTTCCCCGGGTGGCGCTTCCTGCCCCGGCTGGACGTGACGTGGGACTCGCTGTGGCGCCGCAACCACGAGCACGAGCGCACGCGCTGGCGCAACCGCCTCAACGTGCAGCCCTACCTGCACCACGACTTCGCGCTCTACCTGGAGGGCATCTACGACGACAACCTGGGCTTCCGGGACCGGCTGGGCACGTTCGGCTTCACCCTGTTCCCGCACGACTGGCAGAGCTACACGCTGACCGCCGTCGCGGGCCGCTTCCTGGGCGGGGAGATCCGCGGCTTCAACGGCGCGGCGAACATCAAGATCGGGCCGCACATCGTCGCGCGCTTCAGCGGCTTCTACACGCGCAACTTCAACGTGCCGACGAACAGCGACCTCTACGGCACGTCCGGGGACGGCTACAGCTTCTCCGGCTACGCGCAGCTGCGCTACCACTTCAGCCCGGACCTCTACGCGCGCCTGACCTTGCAGAAGGGCGGCGTGTACGAGCTGGCGGACTACAACTCCGTGAAGGGCACGTTCCTGGACGCGATGGTGGGGTGGCACTACCGCCAGTGGAGCGACATCTTCCTCGTCTACACGGATCAGCCCTTCGGCGGCTCCCAGGAGCGGCGGATCCTCTCGAAAATCTCCTTCAACTACTGA
- a CDS encoding MFS transporter: MIRQGVGAIREMYGLTRGLGNLRVMLGSGLLGMAASGLLNPVMPLYLRERGLGFQEIGALYTAGALLPIFVQPVLGALSDRHGRKPFVVGLSLVTSLMVPAVALVDDPQPLAVVMILKMLLSRSAAPVSNAMVADFAPSRQRATLFALLDATSNLVFVAALFASSAVIRALSVAGTFFLAGGLFLAGSLLLLGLDEPARPPRAEAVRGRAGEGWGLVFRGLLSTFTYVKDRPGAAALFLWQFFFTFALALFPTYLPLYAVELGAPREAVGPLVAASWLTYAFAQPFGGRLSDRLSRRVGLIVPGLAGMAVMAAVLGASGWLPDGAALLTLVVAWVLLAIPDGLHRSSASALVVEQSPAPSERGRFMGALGACGALASVLAPVTYGFTAQAAGIGCTFLLSSVSLVLALGCVSRVREVSSHAPPEPAPVAALTPTSEPG; the protein is encoded by the coding sequence ATGATCCGCCAGGGCGTGGGTGCCATCCGGGAGATGTATGGGCTGACGCGGGGGCTGGGAAATCTCAGGGTGATGCTGGGCTCGGGGCTCCTGGGCATGGCGGCCTCCGGCCTGCTCAACCCGGTGATGCCGTTGTACCTGCGCGAGCGCGGGCTGGGCTTCCAGGAGATTGGCGCGCTCTACACGGCGGGGGCGCTGCTGCCCATCTTCGTGCAGCCGGTGCTGGGGGCGCTGTCGGACCGCCATGGGCGCAAGCCCTTCGTGGTGGGCCTGTCGCTCGTCACGTCGCTGATGGTGCCGGCGGTGGCGCTGGTGGACGACCCGCAGCCGCTCGCCGTCGTGATGATCCTCAAGATGTTGCTGTCGCGCAGCGCGGCGCCCGTGTCCAACGCGATGGTGGCGGACTTCGCGCCCTCCAGGCAGCGCGCCACGCTCTTCGCGCTGCTGGATGCCACGTCGAACCTGGTGTTCGTCGCGGCGCTGTTCGCGTCCTCCGCCGTCATCCGCGCGCTGTCGGTGGCGGGCACCTTCTTCCTGGCGGGCGGCTTGTTCCTCGCGGGCAGCCTGCTGCTCCTGGGCCTGGACGAACCGGCGAGGCCTCCGCGCGCGGAGGCAGTGCGCGGCAGGGCGGGCGAGGGGTGGGGCCTGGTGTTCCGGGGGCTCCTGTCGACGTTCACCTACGTGAAGGACCGGCCGGGCGCGGCGGCGCTGTTCCTCTGGCAGTTCTTCTTCACCTTCGCGCTGGCGCTGTTCCCCACGTACCTGCCGCTGTACGCGGTGGAACTGGGCGCACCCCGGGAGGCGGTGGGCCCGCTGGTGGCGGCGTCGTGGCTGACGTACGCGTTCGCGCAGCCCTTCGGCGGGCGGCTGTCGGACCGGCTGTCCCGGCGCGTGGGGCTGATTGTGCCGGGCCTCGCGGGCATGGCGGTGATGGCGGCGGTGCTGGGGGCCTCGGGATGGCTGCCGGACGGCGCCGCGTTGCTGACGCTGGTGGTGGCCTGGGTGCTGCTGGCCATCCCTGACGGCCTGCACCGCTCCTCCGCGTCCGCGCTGGTGGTGGAGCAGTCCCCGGCGCCCTCCGAGCGCGGCCGGTTCATGGGCGCGCTGGGCGCCTGCGGCGCGCTGGCCTCCGTGCTCGCGCCCGTCACCTACGGCTTCACCGCGCAAGCCGCCGGCATCGGCTGCACGTTCCTTCTTTCATCTGTGTCCCTCGTGCTGGCGCTCGGCTGTGTGTCGCGCGTGCGCGAGGTGTCCTCCCACGCCCCTCCTGAACCGGCCCCCGTGGCCGCCCTCACCCCCACCTCGGAGCCCGGATGA
- a CDS encoding PqqD family protein yields the protein MNLPHATSGVIVQQQGEAFFLMDTEGGEVFRVNETAARIFELCQGGTSLDGAVASLALRLGAAGQEEAIRADVQRTVAQFQELGLCEPSRPV from the coding sequence TTGAACCTGCCGCACGCGACTTCCGGCGTCATCGTCCAGCAGCAGGGCGAAGCCTTCTTCCTCATGGACACGGAGGGAGGGGAGGTCTTCCGGGTGAACGAGACCGCCGCGCGCATCTTCGAGCTGTGCCAGGGCGGCACGTCCCTGGACGGGGCGGTGGCGTCGCTGGCGCTCCGGCTGGGCGCCGCGGGCCAGGAAGAGGCCATCCGCGCCGACGTCCAGCGCACCGTGGCGCAGTTCCAGGAACTGGGGCTGTGCGAGCCCTCGCGTCCCGTCTGA
- a CDS encoding GAF domain-containing protein → MGTVSEEPEAVYRLFDDMPLGVFVLRDGLLIHANAALSRLLGVAREQLLGKPVTALLGEPGPQEDPADRLARRLGSSPVAGTYEAWLQVGTGGLRVELTVHPHARDWVVQVRDVTSRVRRRMVLRRLAELGSAVRALHSEDAVREEVFRGLEALELGFAWLTPRGVGVELSVAGLSPRLVPHAPSLGGRVRVEAPGGWAPALVRTWREGDAWVEDLGVEASRFVSEARMDAVLAVFRRVETHRAVGVRIDVENAPMAMLVLAADWLSEEDVAAVRLFGQQVSSALDAARTIQRLSVRATALTALGRLASQAASAPHPRAFFGSGTEEISGLLGCDAVCLLLPADTRHESGEPLELVYARGLSEDAVARVRRARLGSLPRPGGMPDAVQVLDAETCPAPTRDALRALAFQTLVSVPLRVRSRGVGTLSVLFHARRRLTALEVETLQAMGTHFAAAIESHRLLDEVRGRAEDLALMHEVGKALAATLELDRLLATGVTSLARIVDVPDAYVLLPDAQGERLAIRAATGGHPELVGRHVPLDPSSSSLAAQVYRTRQPLRIEDARLEVRADDELRQAAEAQSYMVLPLAVHDQMVGVAVMVETRRPRRFTPSELERADAIANQLSLALEGARLVEDLKQSYAELARAQEQLVNRERLVALGELSAVVAHEVRNPLGAIFNSVATIRRIIGPESPAIPLVDIVGEEADRLNRIVADLLTFARPPSPHLYPVSVTQLLEEAVSSALADVGGTSPPPVRVEWVMEEDVPAVTVDERLIRQCFLNVALNAVQAMLPQGGTLRVVARKAWLDRAGVQVEISDTGPGIPAELRARVFEPFFTTKAQGTGLGLAVVKRIIDSHVGQVSLDAPETGKGTIFRLFLPLEPPVAPNLPLTGA, encoded by the coding sequence GTGGGGACGGTTTCCGAGGAACCGGAGGCGGTGTACCGCCTCTTCGACGACATGCCCCTGGGCGTGTTCGTGCTTCGGGACGGCCTGCTCATCCATGCCAACGCGGCCCTGTCACGTCTGCTGGGCGTGGCGCGCGAGCAGCTGTTGGGCAAGCCGGTGACGGCGCTCCTGGGGGAGCCGGGACCGCAGGAGGACCCGGCGGACCGGCTCGCGCGGCGGCTGGGTTCGTCCCCCGTGGCGGGCACCTATGAGGCGTGGCTGCAGGTCGGCACCGGCGGGCTGCGCGTGGAGCTGACGGTGCATCCGCACGCCCGGGATTGGGTGGTGCAGGTGCGCGATGTGACGTCCCGGGTCCGGCGCCGCATGGTGCTGCGGCGGCTGGCGGAGCTGGGAAGCGCGGTGCGCGCGCTGCACTCCGAGGACGCGGTGCGCGAGGAGGTGTTCCGGGGGCTGGAGGCGCTGGAGCTGGGCTTCGCGTGGCTGACGCCCCGGGGCGTGGGCGTGGAGCTGTCCGTGGCGGGACTGTCCCCCCGGCTGGTGCCGCACGCGCCGTCGCTGGGAGGCCGCGTGCGGGTGGAGGCCCCGGGCGGCTGGGCGCCCGCGCTGGTGCGCACCTGGCGCGAAGGCGATGCGTGGGTGGAGGACCTGGGCGTGGAGGCGTCCCGGTTCGTGTCCGAAGCGCGCATGGACGCGGTGCTGGCGGTGTTCCGGCGCGTGGAGACGCACCGGGCGGTGGGCGTGCGCATCGACGTGGAGAACGCGCCCATGGCCATGCTGGTGCTGGCCGCGGACTGGCTGAGCGAGGAGGACGTGGCCGCGGTGCGGCTGTTCGGCCAGCAGGTGTCGTCCGCGCTGGACGCGGCGCGCACCATCCAGCGGCTGAGCGTGCGCGCGACGGCGCTCACCGCGCTGGGACGGCTGGCGTCACAGGCCGCGTCCGCGCCCCACCCGCGCGCCTTCTTCGGCTCCGGCACGGAGGAAATCTCCGGCCTCCTGGGCTGCGACGCCGTGTGCCTGCTCCTGCCCGCGGACACGCGGCACGAATCGGGCGAGCCCCTGGAGCTCGTCTACGCGCGCGGCCTGTCCGAGGACGCGGTGGCGCGCGTGCGCCGCGCTCGGCTGGGGTCGCTTCCCCGCCCGGGCGGGATGCCGGACGCGGTGCAGGTGCTGGACGCGGAGACGTGTCCCGCGCCCACGCGCGACGCGCTCCGGGCGCTGGCGTTCCAGACGCTGGTGTCGGTGCCGCTGCGGGTGCGCTCACGCGGCGTGGGCACGTTGAGCGTGCTGTTCCACGCGCGCCGCCGGCTCACCGCGCTGGAGGTGGAGACGCTCCAGGCCATGGGCACGCACTTCGCGGCGGCCATCGAATCCCACCGGCTGCTGGACGAGGTGCGCGGCCGGGCGGAGGACCTGGCGCTGATGCACGAGGTGGGCAAGGCGCTGGCGGCCACGCTGGAGCTGGACCGGCTCTTGGCCACGGGTGTCACCAGCCTGGCGCGCATCGTGGACGTGCCGGACGCGTACGTGCTCCTGCCGGATGCCCAGGGTGAGCGGCTCGCCATCCGCGCGGCGACGGGCGGCCACCCGGAGCTGGTGGGGCGTCACGTGCCGCTGGACCCGTCGTCGAGCTCGCTCGCGGCCCAGGTGTACCGCACGCGTCAGCCGCTGCGCATCGAGGACGCGCGGCTGGAGGTGCGGGCGGACGACGAGCTTCGCCAGGCCGCGGAGGCCCAGTCCTACATGGTGCTGCCGCTCGCCGTGCATGACCAGATGGTGGGCGTGGCGGTGATGGTGGAGACGCGCCGGCCGCGCCGCTTCACGCCGTCCGAGCTGGAGCGCGCGGACGCCATCGCCAACCAGCTGTCGCTGGCGCTGGAGGGCGCGCGGCTGGTGGAGGACCTGAAGCAGAGCTACGCGGAGCTGGCGCGCGCGCAGGAGCAGCTGGTGAACCGCGAGCGGCTGGTCGCGCTGGGCGAGCTGTCCGCGGTGGTGGCCCACGAGGTGCGCAATCCCCTGGGCGCCATCTTCAATTCGGTGGCCACCATCCGCCGCATCATCGGGCCGGAGAGTCCGGCCATCCCGCTGGTGGACATCGTGGGGGAGGAGGCGGACCGGCTCAACCGCATCGTCGCGGACCTGCTCACGTTCGCGCGGCCTCCGTCGCCACACCTGTATCCGGTGTCGGTGACGCAGCTGCTGGAGGAGGCGGTGAGCAGCGCGCTCGCCGACGTGGGCGGCACCTCGCCGCCGCCGGTGCGGGTGGAGTGGGTGATGGAGGAGGACGTGCCGGCGGTGACGGTGGACGAGCGGCTCATCCGCCAGTGCTTCCTCAACGTGGCGCTCAACGCCGTGCAGGCCATGCTGCCCCAGGGCGGCACGCTGCGCGTGGTGGCGCGCAAGGCGTGGCTGGACCGGGCCGGCGTGCAGGTGGAGATCAGCGACACGGGGCCGGGCATCCCGGCGGAGCTGCGCGCGCGCGTCTTCGAGCCCTTCTTCACCACCAAGGCCCAGGGCACCGGGCTGGGGCTCGCCGTGGTGAAGCGCATCATCGATTCGCACGTGGGCCAGGTGTCGCTGGACGCGCCGGAGACGGGCAAGGGCACCATCTTCCGCCTCTTCCTGCCGCTGGAGCCACCGGTGGCGCCGAACCTGCCCCTGACGGGCGCGTGA
- a CDS encoding serine/threonine-protein kinase — MATPVEPEALTGPVRFGPYTLVRRIGAGGMGEVFLAREEGVGRAVVVKKVLPGLVDSRQFVGRFRDEARVVVRLAHPNIARVYAMGEVDGQLFLAMEYVLGKTLSRLAYRLRQRQRMMPLGPLLQMGIRLCEGLAYAHDATDEEGHPLHLVHRDLSPANVCVSYAGEVKIIDFGAAQSTLKEQQTAPRVVIGNLTYMAPEQARKRTVDRRADLYAVGVVLWELFSWKPLSQRGDPLERWRRAAYPQWEPAGRYRPDLPRAVDAFLARALASEPNDRFPTATAMAEALGALKEKLAPNVTDQDLVRLMSAAFPREKVIEQQTLDDLLREQPERASTRQEFPSVLAPPGAVDAAEALRAQEDIATEALDAARLRQAEGAGAAKPPPPEYASVGLQTEALDAEKVEQALRAAAEAQRLRAESGDAAELPRKAPPARLHNLEITMDAWLPGIGAAEPTTPGLPPQNPEAAPGAARAQWTPGPGEDEATPQEAPGPLESRGGPGLEDTTDPGERTPTPTDSPSGRQAPAEEPSRPDWNPGPDAKDSVTHLRASHSEGPPPAPEDSPMQNRPSRPGWTPGAGSEDSTTNERPARKSATGLPAAGKGGWTPGSGEDDATEGAASPMDLRPGTEEDADDEGTDVDKPGRPKANPAPRAPQARPAESFPDATRPMSQDELPVPWTPQGAGEATEALEAAKIFGALSQTTGNMPAYLDEKATPYVPPKEAPRRQAPVVNERPHETRPMQVRTKTRETLVGYDMDISEALRQAELKRREAELAAQKRDKKKPVKKPTGGNPLQGLWPIPPQYRFWAMLAVVALACGLGFGVMWLLLSGGEGGG, encoded by the coding sequence TTGGCGACGCCCGTTGAACCAGAGGCCCTGACCGGGCCCGTGCGCTTCGGCCCCTACACCCTCGTGCGCCGCATTGGCGCCGGGGGGATGGGGGAGGTCTTCCTCGCGCGCGAGGAGGGCGTGGGGCGCGCGGTGGTGGTGAAGAAGGTGCTGCCGGGGCTGGTGGACAGCCGGCAGTTCGTGGGCCGCTTCCGCGATGAGGCCCGCGTGGTGGTGCGGCTGGCGCACCCGAACATCGCGCGCGTGTACGCGATGGGCGAGGTGGACGGGCAGCTGTTCCTCGCCATGGAGTATGTGCTGGGCAAGACGCTCAGCCGGCTCGCGTACCGCCTGCGGCAGCGACAGCGGATGATGCCCCTGGGGCCGCTGCTCCAGATGGGCATCCGTCTGTGCGAGGGCCTGGCGTACGCGCACGACGCGACGGATGAAGAGGGGCACCCGCTGCACCTGGTGCACCGCGACCTGTCCCCGGCGAATGTGTGCGTGAGCTACGCGGGCGAGGTGAAGATCATCGACTTCGGCGCGGCGCAGTCCACGCTGAAGGAGCAGCAGACGGCGCCGCGCGTGGTGATTGGCAACCTCACGTACATGGCGCCGGAGCAGGCCCGCAAGCGCACGGTGGACCGGCGCGCGGACCTGTACGCGGTGGGCGTGGTGCTGTGGGAGCTGTTCTCGTGGAAGCCGCTGTCGCAGCGGGGCGACCCGTTGGAGCGCTGGCGGCGCGCGGCCTATCCGCAGTGGGAGCCGGCGGGGCGCTACCGGCCGGACCTGCCGCGCGCGGTGGACGCGTTCCTGGCGAGAGCGCTGGCGTCCGAGCCGAACGACCGCTTCCCCACGGCAACGGCCATGGCGGAGGCGCTGGGCGCGCTGAAGGAGAAGCTGGCGCCCAACGTGACGGATCAGGACCTGGTGCGGCTGATGTCGGCGGCCTTCCCGCGCGAGAAGGTCATCGAACAGCAGACGCTGGACGACCTGCTGCGCGAGCAGCCCGAGCGCGCGAGCACACGTCAGGAGTTCCCGTCCGTGCTCGCGCCCCCCGGGGCCGTGGACGCGGCGGAGGCGCTCCGAGCGCAGGAGGACATCGCGACGGAGGCGCTGGACGCGGCGAGGTTGCGGCAGGCGGAGGGCGCGGGCGCCGCGAAGCCGCCACCGCCGGAGTACGCCAGCGTGGGGCTGCAGACCGAGGCCCTGGACGCGGAGAAGGTGGAGCAGGCGCTGCGCGCGGCGGCGGAGGCGCAGAGGCTCCGGGCGGAGTCCGGCGACGCGGCGGAGCTGCCGCGCAAGGCGCCTCCGGCGCGGCTGCACAACCTGGAAATCACCATGGATGCCTGGCTGCCAGGCATTGGCGCCGCGGAGCCCACCACGCCGGGACTTCCTCCCCAGAACCCTGAAGCGGCGCCCGGTGCGGCTCGCGCGCAGTGGACTCCCGGGCCGGGTGAGGACGAGGCCACCCCCCAAGAGGCTCCCGGCCCCCTGGAATCCCGTGGGGGCCCGGGCTTGGAGGACACCACCGACCCGGGGGAGCGCACCCCCACGCCCACGGATTCCCCTTCGGGCAGGCAGGCTCCGGCGGAAGAACCGTCGCGGCCGGATTGGAATCCGGGCCCGGACGCGAAAGACTCCGTTACCCACCTTCGAGCGTCTCACAGTGAGGGGCCCCCCCCGGCCCCGGAGGACTCACCGATGCAGAACCGCCCCTCGCGCCCGGGCTGGACTCCCGGCGCAGGCAGTGAGGACTCCACCACCAACGAGCGGCCCGCGCGCAAGAGCGCCACGGGCCTGCCCGCCGCCGGCAAGGGCGGCTGGACCCCGGGCTCCGGCGAGGACGACGCCACCGAGGGCGCCGCCTCGCCCATGGACTTGCGCCCGGGCACGGAGGAGGACGCGGACGACGAGGGCACCGACGTCGACAAGCCCGGCCGTCCCAAGGCGAACCCCGCGCCGCGCGCCCCCCAGGCACGTCCCGCCGAGTCGTTCCCGGACGCCACCCGCCCCATGTCCCAGGACGAGCTGCCGGTGCCCTGGACGCCGCAGGGCGCGGGCGAAGCCACCGAGGCCCTGGAGGCCGCGAAGATCTTCGGCGCCCTGTCCCAGACGACGGGCAACATGCCGGCCTACCTGGACGAGAAGGCCACCCCCTACGTCCCGCCCAAGGAGGCCCCGCGCCGCCAGGCCCCCGTCGTGAATGAGCGGCCCCACGAGACGCGCCCCATGCAGGTGCGGACCAAGACGCGCGAAACGCTCGTGGGCTACGACATGGACATCTCGGAGGCGCTCCGGCAAGCCGAGCTGAAGCGCCGCGAAGCCGAGCTCGCCGCCCAGAAGCGCGACAAGAAGAAGCCCGTGAAGAAGCCCACGGGTGGCAACCCGCTCCAGGGCCTGTGGCCCATCCCGCCCCAGTACCGCTTCTGGGCCATGCTCGCGGTGGTGGCGCTGGCGTGCGGCCTGGGCTTCGGCGTGATGTGGCTCCTCCTGAGCGGCGGCGAAGGCGGCGGCTGA